From the Coffea eugenioides isolate CCC68of chromosome 1, Ceug_1.0, whole genome shotgun sequence genome, the window CGTGCATTGTTAGCAGATGTAAGATCAAAAGGATTTACTGCATTAGCAGCTGCTACATCAGGTATTGCAGCTTCAATTTTACCAGGAGGTCGAACGGCTCATTCTTGATTTAAGATACCAATAGATATTTCACCTGGTGCAACCCGTCGAATTAGCAAACAAAGTTCACTAGCAACTTTGATAATAGACTGCAAATTAATAATTTGGGATGAAGCCCCTATGTCTAAAAGAGCAGCAATTGAGGCATTGGACGATTTGCTGCGAGATTTAATGAGTTCAGAtgaaatttttggtggaaaGGTAGTAGTTTTAGGCAGAGATTTTAGTTGTATGCAATGGAAGTAAATCTGGGACAGTAAATGCATATTTCATTAATTCTTCCTTGTGGCCTCATCCAGAAAAATTGCAATTAACTAACAACATGCGAGCTAGGTTGGATCAATCATTCACTCAGTTTCTTTTGAAAGCAGGAGAAggtttagaaaaatcagaaattcaagATTCTATTAAAATTTCTccttcaattttaattaaatataataatgAGACTGATGCACTACAGGCATTGATGGATGCTGTATATCCAGACTTGAATCAACTGACTCAAAATGCAGAATCATCTTTAAATAGAGCAATACTAACTACAAAAAAATCACTTTGTTGACGAAATTAATGACTTAATGATTGAAAAATTCCCTGGAAATAGCGTTGAATATATGAGTTTTGATGAAACAATCAATCTGAATTATCAAACTGAGTATATTGATTTGCTTAATACTCTATCTCCCAGTGGTTTACCTCCTCACAGATTGATATTGAAACCAAATTCGCCTATTATTTTATTACGGAATCTTGATCCTACAAAAGGATTATGCAATGGAACTAGACTAATATGCAAAACACTGCACAAAAATGTGATCCATGCACAAATAGCAGTTGGTGAATTTGATGGCAAGCAAGTGTTTATACATAGGATTCCTTTACAGCCATCAAATGATGAACAATATCCACTTTCTTACATATTAAATCTTTTTGCTTCTTAACGTGTTTCTATGTAACTAAAGCAGGATATGAATTTACTCCATCGTATAACACAAGCAATCCAAGGAAAGAGACTCATGTGTTTTGTTAAGAAAGCGACTCCAAGAGAAAAAGCAATCAAAGGAACAGCTTTCACCATTGTCACAAGCTATGAAGCTGAACAAGTCGCAGTTGGCCCGCAGACTTCAATGAACCTTCACAATGATTATGCATAACAttaatttccaacaatataatgCTTATCTATTTATCGATCGTTTGTGTTAATGTACTTCAACTTAGACTCCTTTGACTTACAAACTCCGTATGTTTTAATTCTGTTATCTTGTATTTGTCGATACTTTATGTTAATGTACTTCAATTTAGTCTGTTTTGccttgaaaaataaatttactGATAAGCTATAAATCGAATTCTAATATAGATGTCCACCTATGAAACACAAAAAACTTCTGTAAAAATGCTAACCATCATTAATCCAATCTTACTCCcaccatttttcaatttttctgcTTATGTTTGCTAATCAAATTATAGATATAATTTTaaaacacatatatatatatataagtataaaatttgaaatataaatataataaagacatatatattttttcatacAAATGTTAATGCATTACTTTGATTAATAAAGGGAAAAAATTTGTTGTGATAAAAACCAAATATCAACgtataaatgaataaaaataaaattgataacAAAATTGCATGCTATACTTGGTCGTAATTTTAGTTAGCATTAATGACTCATATGTTAACTAAATATTAATGTATTacgactcaaaagaaaattgacaaaaaaatgaCTAAGTTCAtctattcaaattcaaatactaataatgcAATTGCTCTCCATTTCACAAACATTCCATCAAATTTTGCTAACCTTAAACACTTCaaggtgtatatatatatatatatatatatatgattgttGGGCCTAATTTGTATTGagtgaaaaattctaaaatggGGCTATTTCCTTCACTGTTCTAACTAAAATGCTTGTAATTTTCGTTCGTGCCTTGAACATGATGCTCTTTCAATTACCCGTAATGTCTCAAATTGTTGGAAGAGCTATAACTATGCGTTTTTAAGAGTTCAGAGGACAAAAagatagggataatttcagaaacctcccctgaggtttctgacagtgTCACTCCCCTCCCCTGTGGTTTCTGAAATTCCACAAACCTCCCTTGTCAGATGGTGAGGTCCCATTTCTTACATCATTGGTGCCAAAAAGACTTAAAGACCCTTACAATTTTGCTAATATTTCTTGATTATCTGAAAGCTATTAGTTAAGTTAGTTATAAACACAATTAATGTAATTAACCATAAATTAGAGTCCTAACAACCAAAATAGAAAAGGGAGTGTAGTGAAATGGAGCCAAACTTAGGCGCCATGATCTTGATCTGATTGACATAACAGCTTGAAAAAAATCTGTGCATATAGAAGCAAGAAACTTACTGGACTCCCGCCATTGTTGAGATAGAGCAACTGAGCTTAATGGTTGGCAAACAAACTTGTTGATTCTAAGCTTTGCTGAAGAGTCTCTTAGCTCGACCAGTAAGTGTTTAAGATTTCGGAGACTGTTTCAACATTCCTTGGCAGCTTATGATGATTTGTGCGTTGTTTGTATAAGCTTGATATATGTTTGCttatgattttctggtttgtcaTGTGACTTGGTTTGCTAAGCCTCTACCAGATTATGCTTGCTTGATTCTATATTTCTCGTCTTACTTGGGTTGTTTGATATAGTTAGATGCCAAACCTCAGTACTTTGAGAGCTCATTCTTTCTCTGTGTAACTTCAGCAACCAATGTTGCAAGATGGTTTATATTGTAACTAATATTTTCTGTAACTTCAATAACTAATTTGTAACTTCAGTAGGCTATGATTGTCTATTGTAGGATGGTTAACACTGATGTTCATGATATTGTGCTCCAATTTATGGGAAGAAAAGTAAGAGTGGCTAAGGTAGATCCCTAAAATACATTAGACATCCTTTATTAGAGAATGCAGCAGCAAGTTTGCTTATTGCAGAAGATGGGCTATaaatcaaatacaaacgatGAAAATAGGTCATAGCATCATAATGGATCATCCTGCCTGAAATCTGACACTTTTACCATTGAGTTATGCTTTAGTTGAAAGTAAAGAATATACAGAGGAGCCTGCAACAAAAGTAAAGTTCCGAACGTCATTAAGCATTCTAGGCTGCTCCACCTCAATGTCATTAACTGGAACTGGTCAGTTTCTCAAACATCCTTTTAGTGCAAATTAAGGAGCTTGCTGCTTGAACTTTGAAATGATTCCATTCAATTTGGGATTGTAGCTGCTGATTGAAAAAATTATCTTCTgcaaatattaaatttattgCAATAATGTCAGGATACAGGGAGAAAGTTTTTGCAATCATTGGTGTCAAGGTGTATGCTGCTGGGCTATATGTGAATTAGTCAATTTCACTAGGATAAAACTGTTTGCATTTATCAAATCTGATTGAACAAGGAAAGAGAGGAGAGGGAAAAGTAAATTAAGAAGCTAATATTGATTGGAAACTGCAGCTCCTTTGGAAAAATCTCTGCAAATTGTTCTAGTGAGAGATGTGGATGGTAAAACGTTTTGGGATGCCTTAGATGAAGCCATCTCTCCAAGAATTAAATCGCCTACTCCAGTTGATACCTCTGCTCTTTCTACATTTAGTACTCTGTTTCAAGGAAGGCCTCTTAATAAGGGTACCATTATCTTCTTGACTTGGCCGGACCCTACCAAAATGCTTGTAAGTTGCATGTAGTAAAATTCAATTTTCCTGCATTTCTTTATATGCTGATGGCTTTTTGCTAAAGATGTgtttcctcttttcttcttaGTCTTAAGCTTCTACTGTGCTATTTTCTTTCTTGTAAACATATCAGCTTGACTCTCTTAAAAAATCTGTAGGTTTCTGTATCGAGTGATGGGTTGCCTTCTGGTGTTGATGCAACTACTGAGTCAACAAATGTGATATTAGCTCTTTTTGATGTATTTCTGGGAAGTGATTCAGTTTCTCCTACTCTTAAGGCTTCAGTGACCAGTGGATTGACAGCATTGCTGAATGGCTGAagtaaagaaaacaagagagattTTCTGCTCAGTTGTTTTAATTCCTGACACTCAATGTTCATCATAGCTTTCGACATGAATGAACTGCTCTAAATCTTGTTTTGTACACTATGAACACTTTGGAAAGAGCATTGCTCCACTAATCTAATAACCAGAAGTAAGAACCCTCTACTAAAACCTCCCCTGACGTTGTGTGCTTGTCTGTTGATTGGTCTCACTTACACCCCCAAGTTTCATTCTTCTTAAATTCCCTCCCAATTCTTCACATCAGATTAGCTCTCTAACCCAAGATAATGAGGGCATTTGTGGTATACACTTGTTTCTCTCTCCAGATactaattttttattctttGTATTTTTAAATTGGGTCTATTTTGGCATTGCCTATCAAGTTTTAGGGGAGATTTGTGGAATTTCAGAAACCACAGGGGAGGGGAGTGaaactgtcagaaacctcaggggaggtttctgaaattatcccaaaaagaTATATCTGTTACTTAAAAGGTTAAAAGTGTAAAAGCGTGAAAGTGTGAAGGTGATTTAGGTCTTTTGTCCTTCTTTTATTCATATCTTCATCaaatttttgttcttctttGACTTGGAATCTGCATTGTGGAATAAACTACGGAACTAGGCAACGAAGGCAGGAGGAAACGTGCATTTGCCAACCGCGACTTCTATTTTGTGTAGGAGGACTTTGGAGCATCAAAAAACAATCATGCAAAATTTCTTTCAGCGGAAAAAAAGCGCAGGATCTTGTTACATTTGCAAGTATatagttttttcttttatctcTAGCTTTCCGATTTTTTAAACATTCATCGTCATTTGTAATTATGACCCATTTTTGTTCTAAATATTGATAATCAAGGAAGATTTATTGTCCAAAATcatataatttaatgaattaAATACATATCTTTTGAATGGACGGAAAATCGTTAGCTCTTATTAAATTACAACAaccttattttaacttttttaatgGTTATTGCATTTTCCTTCTGTGTGTTAAACTTACGGAAGataattttcaaaacaaatatttgataACATGCATAGAATGTTGAAAAAGCTGAATTAAGCCAAATACGCCAATTACCCCCAAcaaaggaaaatggaaaaaaaaaagagaaaaaaaaaatactatgaGAAGGGCTAGGCATTTTTGTATTGGGGTTCTTTGCAATCACATCTATGCTTGCATAGAACAATTTATTGTATGAGATGAAAGAATTTAAATTTGGATGGTTAGGATTACATTTTGGGCCCAATTTTCTTAAAGTTATAAAAATTGTTCGGTTTTTGCCTATTGTTGTATTAGTGTCTAAATATGTTGTGCTAGTATTTATATTTATTGCGCTAATGTCTACATCAATGGCAGCAAAGCCACACATTATGTTGAGAGTGGGCAATTGTACCCCATCAACTttgcaaaatttaaaaaatagcCTTAgaattattacaaatatttatgtttttttttttatcataattGTAtcctctccccccccccccctaatttttctaaaaatacaTATTTTTGTTTATATTACCCCTTATATTTTGAGAAATCTTCATTCTCCacgctttatttctttgaacaATCAATTTTTAGAACACCTCTCGTACAATACAAATGTTTTAAAGCTATTAAAAGACAAAATCAACTTCTACTTGAATAAGAAATAACTTCAATCATTTCATAAcacaaaaaattgataattaaaaCATAATCTTTAATTAAATTTTTCTTCACATAATAGTTATATCATTTTAGATCGATAACATTGTCACCACTGCCTGTAGGTTCGGATTCCgccattgctctaaagactgtACATTGTAATGTGTAGTTAAAACTAGTTTGATTCGAATTTTTAAGTGTAAACTAATCTTGAGAAGTCACGCCAACAAGTGGCCGCCTTTTCTGACCTCTATGTTTTTATCAAAAGAATCTGGATAGTTTGTAGGGGAACCAGAAGGGAAACTCGGCGATGGCAGCACCCAGGCGGCGATGCTCCATCCATCACTCTATATCTATATTTAGCTGAGACTTCAGACCCCCcatttttgcatctttcttgtGCTGCAACATTTTACTGTTTCAAGCCTTCCAGATAAATTAACTCAAATGTTTGATCATTTCCGAACAGCAGCGAACTGAAAAGCTTCTCTTATTTAATATTTAGCCCTTTCAAGGATCATCTTTTTGACTTTCCAGAAGCTGTTAAAACAAGAATTGTCTATTCTAGTTTACATTTATACATCTGACAATTCTTGCGAGGTTGTAAGAAGTCATGGCGGGATTCGAGTGTGATTTCCCTTCAATTACATCGTCTGGCCCTCTAAATCTGTCAAATTACCCTGTTGATGCACTTCCAGGTGAGCATGACGGGGATTCTTCACTGCCGGGGGACACCTTTGGTGCTGTACTCCAGTACCTGAATCAAATGCTGATGGGGGAAGACTTGGAGCAGAGGCCTTGCATGTATCAAGAGCTTTCGGCTTTACAAGCTGCTGAGAAATCCTTCTATGATGCCCTCACTGGTAAGGAACTTTAAATGAACCAAccctttcttctagtgattgAGCTTTCTGGCGATATTTATTCTAGTATTTCTGGAATTGGAAACAACCTGATTGCATAAAAATCTCTACTTTTTCAAACACAAGGCTCACTTAATTACCAATTTGTTCACATTTCTTTGCTCTATTGTGGTTCTTTATTTGTATTTACTCAAAAAATTAGTTGTGGTTTAGTCACTCTTTAACAAGCAGGTATTTATTCTTGTTCTAGATTGCTGTAGCATTAATAAGAACGATATTGTGTAGCTGTTCGAGTAGAGAAAAGAGCAAAATCAACAAACAAATGACTGTCTCCCTTGTTGTTTTAGGAGTGGAGATTATTAAGGTGGCTGAcgaaaaggagaaagagaggGACAACTTTACAAATGGATCAGCGAGAAAAAGAAATCATTATAGACAAGATGATGAGCATGTAGAGGCAGGGAGGGCTACAAAGCAATTTGCCAGTTATGCTGAAGAGCCAACTGAGATTTTCGATGAGGTGCTGCTTTCCTCGAGCTCGAACGCTGGTTCTTGGGATTTGTCTTACTGTGATGCAAAACCAGGAAGATGGAATAACCAGCAGATTGGCCTAACCCAAGAGCCCAAACGAGGGAGGCCTCGTGCTAGTGAGAAGAAACTGACTATAAGGGAAGTGGTTGATATGAGAAGCCTCCTTACTCAATGTGCACAATCCATATCAGACTTTGATAATCGAACTGCCAACCAATTGCTGAATCAGATTAGGCAACACTCTTCTCCTCATGGTGATGGTAATGAAAGGCTGGCTCATTACTTTGCTGATGCCCTTGAGGCACGCGTTTCTGGTATGGGAACAACTATGTATACAGCCTTTTCTACGAGAGTGTCAGCAGCAGATACATTGAAAGCCTATCAGGCATATATCTTGGCATCCCCCTTCCGGAAAATGTCAAACATTCTTACTGGGAAGTCAATTTTAAAACTGACTACAGAAGCAAGCCAAATTCACATAATTGATTTTGGTATTCTGTATGGATTTCACTGGCCCTGCTTTATCCAGGCTTTATCGAAGAGGCCCGGAGGGCCCCCAAAGCTTAGCATTACAGGTATAGATC encodes:
- the LOC113755078 gene encoding scarecrow-like protein 30: MAGFECDFPSITSSGPLNLSNYPVDALPGEHDGDSSLPGDTFGAVLQYLNQMLMGEDLEQRPCMYQELSALQAAEKSFYDALTGVEIIKVADEKEKERDNFTNGSARKRNHYRQDDEHVEAGRATKQFASYAEEPTEIFDEVLLSSSSNAGSWDLSYCDAKPGRWNNQQIGLTQEPKRGRPRASEKKLTIREVVDMRSLLTQCAQSISDFDNRTANQLLNQIRQHSSPHGDGNERLAHYFADALEARVSGMGTTMYTAFSTRVSAADTLKAYQAYILASPFRKMSNILTGKSILKLTTEASQIHIIDFGILYGFHWPCFIQALSKRPGGPPKLSITGIDLPQPGLRPAERVEETGRRLAHYCKKFNVPFEYHAIARKWETISLEELKIDRSETVIATCLYRLRNVPDETSVTSSARDTVLHLIKKINPDLFVHGILNGTYNAPFFVTRFREALHHFSSLFDMFDKTLPRQDQDRLVFEKEVLGRQSINVIACEGTARIERPETYKQWQARNERAGFRQIPLNKDIVKEVRAKVKLQYHKDFLVDEDGKWILQGWKGRVIYALSYWKPAHE